In Capillibacterium thermochitinicola, a genomic segment contains:
- a CDS encoding energy transducer TonB produces the protein MDKLRSGELTRKAASFFLAVGLHALLFAIQIGGYWRAGGDEFGYTLIQTRLVEIEPVRREGRAEQARPQPTPKPPAPPVEKPPAAEKPASAAEKPATKIEEVHQEKPAPRETKPEPGEIAKETPPTVDDPGEGKEQPVDGTTAREGEAAAGGETPSVPVLPPLGRASGMVGPIPGFTFPKNAEHLGIEGTVVMEIYLTPEGVFLKEPLMLASSGHGVLDEHARRLLASGQLRFKTAPEPYKLQMEIRYFYNKGNGKYEVEVVAVGEAAYLSTEEGGS, from the coding sequence ATGGATAAACTCCGCTCCGGAGAACTGACGAGAAAGGCCGCTTCTTTTTTTCTGGCGGTGGGGTTGCATGCGCTCCTTTTCGCGATCCAAATTGGTGGGTATTGGCGGGCCGGTGGCGACGAATTTGGTTACACGTTGATTCAAACGCGTCTGGTCGAGATTGAACCGGTGCGGCGGGAAGGAAGAGCCGAACAAGCCAGGCCGCAGCCGACCCCCAAACCGCCGGCGCCACCGGTGGAAAAGCCACCGGCGGCGGAGAAACCCGCCTCCGCTGCGGAAAAGCCGGCCACGAAGATCGAAGAAGTACACCAGGAGAAACCGGCACCCCGGGAAACAAAACCCGAACCGGGCGAGATCGCTAAAGAAACACCCCCTACCGTTGATGACCCGGGCGAAGGGAAGGAACAGCCTGTAGACGGCACCACTGCCCGCGAGGGGGAAGCGGCGGCTGGAGGGGAAACACCGTCCGTTCCGGTTTTACCGCCTTTAGGGCGGGCCAGCGGGATGGTTGGGCCGATCCCCGGCTTTACTTTTCCCAAAAATGCGGAACACCTGGGGATTGAAGGAACGGTGGTCATGGAGATCTACCTGACCCCGGAAGGGGTGTTCTTAAAAGAACCGCTCATGCTGGCCTCTTCCGGGCATGGGGTTTTGGATGAACATGCCCGGCGCTTGCTCGCTTCGGGCCAGTTGCGCTTTAAAACGGCGCCTGAGCCCTATAAGTTGCAGATGGAAATCAGGTATTTTTATAACAAAGGGAACGGGAAGTATGAAGTGGAAGTGGTGGCGGTAGGGGAAGCGGCTTACCTTTCAACGGAGGAAGGAGGATCATAA